GGGACAACAAAGGACACCTCCGGATTTTAGTGTGgatatctgaagaaaaaaaaaaaaaaggagaaggggatCGACAAATGGACGTCCACAACACCTAACAAAAAATTACTTCTTCACAGACCCCTTTGCTGATGCAAGTAAGGGTGATGACCTGCTTCCTGCTGGCACTGAGGATTATATCCATATAAGAATTCAACAGAGAAACGGCAGGAAGACCCTTACAACTGTCCAAGGGATCGCTGATGATTACGATAAAAAGAAACTAGTGAAGGCGTTTAAGAAGGTGGGTCTGCTGTGGAGAGAGCACATTGCATGNNNNNNNNNNNNNNNNNNNNNNNNNNNNNNNNNNNNNNNNNNNNNNNNNNNNNNNNNNNNNNNNNNNNNNNNNNNNNNNNNNNNNNNNNNNNNNNNNNNN
This sequence is a window from Mus pahari chromosome 14, PAHARI_EIJ_v1.1, whole genome shotgun sequence. Protein-coding genes within it:
- the Eif1 gene encoding eukaryotic translation initiation factor 1: MSAIQNLHSFDPFADASKGDDLLPAGTEDYIHIRIQQRNGRKTLTTVQGIADDYDKKKLVKAFKKVGLLWREHIGTNAKLVPLVIWLAVEASTQYEPLPSAM